From the Acinetobacter wanghuae genome, one window contains:
- the omp38 gene encoding outer membrane protein Omp38, protein MKMSRIALAMLVAAPLAAANAGVTVTPLLVGYTFQDTKHNNSFEDHLYKADAELQDDLFVGAALGVELTPWLGFEAEYTQVKGDIESDVANFGEYKQTQINGNFYATSDLITKNYDSKVKPYVLLGAGHYKYDYDGAFGLKDDEGTLGNAGLGAFWRLNDALSLRTEARATYNIDEDFWNYTALAGLNVVLGGHLKPAAPVVEVAPVAPIAPVAPAPQELTEDLNMELRVFFDTNKSNIKDQYKPEIAKVAEKLVEYPNATARIEGHTDNTGPRALNERLSLARANSVKTSLVNEYNVDASRLSTQGFAWDQPIADNNTKEGRAMNRRVFATISGSRTVLVEGQEAAQ, encoded by the coding sequence ATGAAAATGAGTCGTATTGCTTTAGCAATGCTCGTAGCTGCTCCTTTAGCCGCTGCAAACGCAGGCGTAACTGTAACTCCACTATTAGTGGGTTATACTTTCCAAGACACTAAGCACAACAATAGCTTTGAAGATCATTTGTATAAAGCTGATGCTGAATTACAAGATGATTTATTCGTTGGTGCGGCACTTGGTGTTGAATTGACTCCATGGTTAGGTTTTGAAGCTGAATATACACAAGTTAAAGGTGATATCGAAAGTGATGTTGCTAACTTTGGTGAATATAAACAAACTCAAATCAATGGTAACTTCTATGCTACCTCTGATTTGATCACTAAAAACTACGATAGCAAAGTTAAGCCATACGTACTTTTAGGTGCTGGTCATTATAAATATGACTACGATGGTGCATTTGGTCTTAAAGATGACGAAGGTACTTTGGGTAACGCAGGTCTAGGTGCTTTCTGGCGCTTAAATGATGCTTTGTCTCTACGTACTGAAGCTCGTGCAACTTATAACATCGATGAAGATTTCTGGAACTACACAGCTTTAGCTGGTCTTAACGTAGTTCTTGGTGGTCACTTGAAACCAGCTGCTCCTGTAGTTGAAGTTGCTCCTGTAGCGCCAATCGCGCCAGTTGCTCCAGCGCCACAAGAGTTGACTGAAGACCTTAACATGGAACTTCGTGTATTCTTTGATACAAACAAATCAAACATCAAAGATCAATACAAACCAGAAATCGCTAAAGTTGCTGAGAAGTTAGTTGAATATCCAAACGCTACTGCTCGCATCGAAGGTCACACAGATAACACAGGTCCACGTGCGCTAAACGAACGTTTATCACTTGCTCGTGCTAACTCTGTTAAAACTTCACTTGTAAACGAATACAACGTTGATGCATCTCGTTTGTCTACTCAAGGTTTCGCTTGGGATCAACCGATTGCTGACAACAACACTAAAGAAGGTCGTGCTATGAACCGTCGCGTATTCGCTACGATTTCTGGTAGCCGTACTGTACTAGTTGAAGGTCAAGAAGCTGCTCAATAA
- a CDS encoding GspH/FimT family pseudopilin yields MYIKFIKAFTFVELIVCIAVLAIIASIAVPYFHRYFATLEANHIHKRIKAAATYSRAQAAMLRQNIVICPSQSFAQCQPNQWKSGFLIFVDTNRNRQLDPNEQLMHIEQLNLKYGELEWRGALSIQSITYQSQTALPIGSNGSFYYCAYEPKHSQRIFLSKMGHTRVEPLTNC; encoded by the coding sequence ATGTATATAAAGTTTATAAAGGCTTTCACTTTTGTGGAACTGATTGTGTGTATTGCAGTCCTTGCCATTATTGCATCTATTGCTGTGCCTTATTTTCATCGGTATTTTGCCACCCTTGAAGCGAATCATATTCATAAGCGAATTAAAGCTGCAGCCACCTATTCTCGTGCTCAAGCAGCGATGTTAAGACAAAATATCGTCATTTGCCCTAGTCAATCTTTTGCACAATGCCAGCCCAATCAGTGGAAGTCTGGGTTCCTCATCTTTGTAGACACGAATCGTAATCGCCAACTCGATCCAAATGAACAATTGATGCATATCGAGCAGCTGAATTTAAAATATGGTGAGTTAGAGTGGCGCGGTGCATTAAGCATCCAAAGTATTACTTATCAATCGCAAACTGCGCTCCCCATTGGTTCTAATGGGAGCTTTTATTATTGCGCTTATGAACCTAAACATAGTCAACGTATTTTCTTAAGTAAGATGGGACATACACGTGTAGAGCCACTGACAAACTGTTAA
- a CDS encoding thiolase family protein, with translation MTDIVIVNGARTAMGGFQGSLSSVTAPELGAASIKEAIARAGLQPTDIEEVIMGCVLPAGLKQGPARQAMRQAGLPDSTGAVTINKLCGSGMKAVMQAADMIKAGSASIVVAGGMESMTNAPYVLPKARGGFRMGHGEIKDHMFLDGLEDAETGRLMGSFAQDMANSKGYTREQMDDFAIRSLKRAQTAVNEGYFADEIVPVTVKTRKGDVVVDKDEQPFNANIDKIPTLRPAFAKDGTITAANASSISDGASALVLTSRDNAAAKGLNPLAKIVAYASNSQHPSEFTIAPVGAIQKVLNQTGWNAQEVDLWEINEAFAMVTMCPMDEFKLDAEKVNINGGACALGHPVGSTGSRIILTLIHALKRTGGKRGIAALCIGGGEATAVAIELI, from the coding sequence ATGACTGACATCGTAATTGTCAATGGAGCTCGTACAGCGATGGGTGGCTTTCAGGGTAGCCTTTCATCAGTCACCGCACCAGAACTAGGTGCAGCTTCTATTAAAGAAGCGATTGCTCGCGCAGGGTTGCAACCGACAGATATTGAAGAAGTCATTATGGGGTGTGTTCTTCCTGCTGGTTTGAAACAAGGTCCTGCTCGTCAAGCGATGCGTCAAGCAGGCTTACCTGATTCAACAGGTGCTGTGACCATTAACAAACTGTGTGGTTCAGGTATGAAGGCGGTGATGCAAGCCGCGGATATGATTAAAGCAGGTTCGGCATCCATCGTGGTTGCGGGTGGTATGGAATCGATGACCAATGCACCGTATGTGCTTCCTAAAGCACGTGGTGGTTTCCGTATGGGTCACGGTGAAATTAAAGATCATATGTTCTTAGACGGTCTTGAAGATGCCGAAACAGGTCGCCTCATGGGTTCTTTTGCCCAAGATATGGCAAACAGCAAAGGTTATACCCGCGAACAAATGGACGACTTCGCGATCCGCTCATTAAAACGTGCACAAACTGCGGTGAATGAAGGTTACTTTGCTGATGAGATCGTGCCTGTGACGGTCAAAACCCGTAAAGGTGACGTGGTTGTCGATAAAGATGAACAACCCTTCAATGCCAACATTGATAAAATTCCAACGCTGCGTCCTGCATTTGCAAAAGACGGTACGATTACTGCGGCGAACGCAAGTTCAATTTCGGATGGCGCATCTGCACTTGTATTAACTTCAAGGGATAATGCTGCAGCAAAAGGTTTAAATCCTTTGGCTAAAATTGTGGCTTATGCGTCTAATTCACAACATCCATCTGAGTTCACTATTGCTCCAGTGGGTGCAATTCAAAAAGTCCTAAATCAAACAGGTTGGAATGCGCAAGAAGTTGATCTTTGGGAAATCAATGAAGCCTTTGCCATGGTAACCATGTGCCCAATGGATGAATTTAAATTAGATGCTGAAAAAGTGAATATCAACGGTGGTGCATGTGCGCTCGGTCATCCTGTCGGTTCTACAGGCTCACGTATTATCTTGACCTTGATTCATGCGCTAAAACGTACAGGCGGCAAACGTGGTATTGCTGCACTGTGTATTGGTGGTGGTGAAGCAACTGCTGTAGCGATTGAGTTAATTTAA
- a CDS encoding DUF934 domain-containing protein has product MLNTALQVLSKDGTIADNTYQIIGEDGVLPQGDVVLTVEQLDQIANVSGKKALYLTVDASPETNEFPLDQFDAIFIEFAGFNDGRGYSFAALLRRQGFQGELRATGDVFKDVLNYMKRSGFDTFVVKEGKDITEAAAGLGDFTHPYQASTAVPKPNYQTGA; this is encoded by the coding sequence ATGCTTAATACCGCACTACAAGTGCTCTCTAAAGATGGCACGATTGCAGACAATACTTACCAAATTATTGGTGAAGATGGCGTATTACCACAAGGTGATGTAGTTCTAACGGTTGAGCAGCTCGATCAAATTGCCAATGTTTCAGGCAAAAAAGCATTGTACTTAACCGTTGATGCTTCACCTGAAACAAATGAATTCCCACTTGATCAGTTCGATGCAATTTTCATTGAGTTTGCAGGCTTTAACGATGGTCGTGGTTATTCATTTGCAGCACTCCTTCGTCGTCAAGGTTTCCAAGGTGAACTACGTGCGACAGGTGATGTGTTTAAAGACGTATTGAACTATATGAAGCGTTCAGGATTCGATACTTTTGTGGTTAAAGAAGGTAAAGATATTACTGAGGCGGCAGCTGGATTAGGTGACTTTACCCATCCATACCAAGCGTCGACTGCAGTACCAAAACCAAATTATCAAACAGGTGCTTAA
- a CDS encoding nitrite/sulfite reductase, whose translation MYLYTDFDQQLINERVAQFRDQTERYLAGKLTEDEYRPLRLQNGLYVQRYAPMLRVAVPYGLMHSKQLRKIAELAKAYDRGYAHVSTRQNIQFNWPALENVPDMLAELASVQMHAIQTSGNCIRNTTTDQYAGVVAGEIADPRPTCELIRQWSTFHPEFAFLPRKFKIAVSALEDIDRAATAFHDIGVYIVRNAAGEMGYKIKVGGGLGRTPIIGSFIREFLPREDLIAYLEAVLRVYNLHGRRDNKYKARIKILVKALTPAVFAEKVEAEFAHTVKTLKIDAATLAKMDENFTPFDYQDYADEDFTELFAQYPKFKQWFNINTNAHKVKGYRIVTISLKRAGVAPGDVTTEEMNLIADLADQYTFGELRTTHEQNIALVDVPQKDLFAVWQTLEANNLARAHIGFLTDIICCPGGDFCSLANAKSIPISEAISRRFDDLDTIYHLGKLDLNISGCMNACGHHHVGNIGILGVDKKGAEFYQITLGGNADHDASIGDILGPSFAADRIPDVVEEILNTYLDLRQEGEEFIDTYRRVGIQPFKERAYA comes from the coding sequence ATGTATTTATATACTGATTTCGATCAGCAACTGATCAATGAACGTGTTGCACAGTTCCGTGACCAAACGGAACGTTATTTAGCCGGTAAATTGACGGAAGATGAATACCGTCCACTGCGCCTTCAAAATGGTCTTTACGTACAGCGTTATGCACCGATGTTACGTGTTGCTGTTCCGTATGGTTTGATGCATTCCAAGCAGCTTCGTAAAATTGCTGAACTTGCGAAAGCGTATGACCGTGGCTATGCCCATGTGTCGACCCGTCAAAACATTCAGTTTAACTGGCCTGCGCTAGAAAATGTTCCTGATATGTTGGCTGAATTGGCTTCTGTACAAATGCATGCCATTCAAACTTCGGGTAACTGTATTCGTAATACCACGACTGACCAATATGCGGGTGTAGTCGCAGGTGAAATTGCGGATCCACGTCCAACCTGTGAATTGATTCGTCAGTGGTCAACCTTCCATCCTGAATTTGCCTTCTTACCACGTAAATTTAAGATCGCAGTATCTGCACTTGAAGATATTGACCGTGCTGCAACAGCATTCCACGATATTGGTGTATATATTGTGCGTAATGCAGCGGGTGAGATGGGCTACAAAATTAAAGTGGGTGGTGGTCTCGGTCGTACCCCAATTATTGGTAGCTTTATCCGTGAGTTCTTACCACGTGAAGATTTGATCGCTTATTTGGAAGCTGTCCTTCGTGTCTATAACTTGCATGGTCGTCGCGATAACAAATATAAAGCACGTATCAAAATTTTAGTGAAAGCTTTAACACCTGCAGTATTTGCTGAAAAAGTTGAAGCTGAATTTGCACATACCGTTAAAACGTTGAAAATTGACGCGGCAACTTTGGCAAAAATGGATGAGAACTTCACGCCATTTGATTACCAAGATTATGCGGATGAAGACTTCACTGAATTGTTTGCCCAATATCCAAAATTCAAACAATGGTTCAACATTAATACCAATGCACATAAAGTGAAAGGCTATCGTATTGTCACGATTTCACTGAAACGTGCTGGCGTTGCACCAGGTGATGTGACCACTGAAGAAATGAACTTGATTGCAGATCTTGCAGATCAATACACCTTCGGTGAGCTGCGTACCACACACGAGCAAAACATTGCGCTTGTCGATGTACCGCAAAAAGATTTGTTTGCTGTATGGCAAACCCTTGAAGCCAATAACTTGGCGCGCGCACATATTGGTTTCTTAACCGATATCATTTGCTGCCCAGGCGGTGACTTCTGTTCATTGGCAAATGCGAAATCAATTCCAATTTCAGAAGCAATTTCACGCCGTTTTGATGATCTCGATACCATTTACCACCTAGGTAAGTTGGACTTGAACATCTCAGGTTGTATGAATGCGTGTGGTCACCACCATGTGGGTAACATCGGTATTCTTGGCGTAGATAAAAAAGGCGCTGAGTTCTACCAAATTACCCTTGGTGGTAATGCAGACCATGATGCATCAATTGGTGACATCTTAGGCCCATCATTTGCAGCTGACCGTATTCCGGACGTGGTTGAGGAAATTCTCAATACCTATCTTGACCTGCGTCAGGAAGGCGAAGAATTTATCGATACCTATCGCCGTGTTGGCATTCAACCCTTTAAGGAGCGTGCATATGCTTAA
- a CDS encoding CaiB/BaiF CoA transferase family protein — protein sequence MNYALNGLKVLDFSTLLPGPFASMYLADLGATVVHIESLTRPDLLRLMPPYAYGQAVSHNYLNRNKQSVVLDLKNPTNVELVKSKIQDYDIVIEQFRPNVMKRLGLDYATLAKINPRLIYCSITGYGQTGLYKDKAGHDINYLALSGIAGHSGRVGERPPALGIQIADVAGGSMHAIIAILAAVIERQKSGLGQYIDISMTDCAVPLNNMAAAASLAANEHATPESGHLNGGTFYDYYETLDGRYLSIGSLEPQFLSALAQILELPLLIEKGLSFDKHDRQDIKQAIQDKIKTRTLNAWQDIFQDQDVCVEPVLQLQEALASDLAKQRGWVVDIPRRKTSDETERQLACPIKFSRSEIRYDYIGQALGESENW from the coding sequence ATGAATTATGCTTTAAATGGCTTGAAAGTATTAGATTTTTCTACACTTTTACCTGGACCCTTTGCCAGCATGTATTTGGCAGATTTAGGGGCAACGGTTGTGCATATTGAATCACTGACACGTCCAGACTTGTTGCGATTAATGCCACCTTATGCTTATGGACAGGCAGTTTCGCATAATTATTTGAACAGAAATAAACAATCGGTCGTATTGGATTTAAAAAATCCAACTAATGTTGAATTGGTGAAATCCAAAATTCAAGACTATGACATCGTGATTGAGCAATTCCGACCGAATGTGATGAAAAGGCTCGGTTTGGATTATGCGACTTTAGCGAAAATTAATCCGCGTTTGATTTATTGCTCAATTACGGGCTATGGACAAACAGGTCTATATAAAGATAAAGCAGGCCATGATATTAATTATTTGGCTTTATCGGGTATTGCCGGGCATAGCGGTCGAGTCGGCGAGCGACCGCCTGCATTAGGGATTCAAATTGCCGATGTTGCGGGTGGTTCGATGCATGCCATTATTGCAATCTTGGCTGCGGTCATTGAGCGCCAAAAAAGTGGGCTTGGACAATATATTGATATTTCCATGACCGATTGTGCTGTCCCTTTAAATAATATGGCAGCAGCGGCAAGTTTGGCTGCCAATGAACACGCAACGCCTGAATCAGGACATTTAAATGGCGGCACATTCTATGATTATTATGAAACTTTAGATGGGCGTTATCTATCGATTGGCAGTTTAGAGCCGCAATTCTTATCTGCATTGGCACAAATTTTAGAACTTCCGCTATTAATAGAAAAAGGCTTATCTTTTGATAAGCATGATCGACAAGACATTAAACAAGCCATTCAAGACAAAATTAAAACACGGACTTTAAATGCATGGCAGGACATTTTCCAAGATCAAGATGTCTGCGTTGAACCTGTCCTTCAACTTCAAGAAGCCCTTGCATCTGATTTGGCCAAGCAGCGGGGTTGGGTGGTTGATATTCCACGTCGGAAAACAAGTGATGAAACTGAGCGGCAACTTGCCTGTCCAATTAAATTTTCACGCTCAGAAATTCGTTATGACTATATAGGGCAAGCCCTCGGCGAATCCGAAAATTGGTAG
- a CDS encoding AraC family transcriptional regulator, protein MSRDTISIHFVNAALSGVKRLGMDVDTLLSHVGIEAELLHQPKARISPEQYTRFIKMLWMVTQDEHVGFDKQPRRLGTFAIMCQLIIHAKTLGDALELSSQFYKLFGDDWAVTLERDKHEARLVPQIPATMDPDHFITESMLMIWHGLASWLIERRLPLERVHFSYPRPNHADEYDALFFAPVMQFDAPRTEITFAADYLDLPIRQNEETLEEFLKAAPAQLLVKFKNTNSLTSRIRDVLKSQIGEEMPTLNDVASMLYLSPQTLRRRLAAEGKSYQGVKDALRRDAAIHLLLNPSLTLEDVAQQVGFSETSTFHRAFKKWTGVTPGLYRQLHGYH, encoded by the coding sequence GTGAGCCGCGATACGATCAGTATCCATTTCGTCAACGCAGCTTTATCTGGCGTAAAACGTCTCGGCATGGATGTCGACACTTTATTGTCTCATGTGGGTATTGAAGCTGAGCTTCTGCATCAGCCAAAAGCTCGTATTTCTCCTGAACAATATACCCGTTTCATCAAAATGTTATGGATGGTGACACAAGACGAACATGTCGGCTTTGACAAACAACCGCGCCGTCTTGGTACATTCGCCATCATGTGTCAGCTGATTATTCATGCCAAAACTTTGGGGGATGCTTTAGAGCTTTCATCGCAGTTCTATAAACTGTTTGGTGATGATTGGGCTGTCACTTTAGAACGTGATAAGCACGAAGCACGTTTGGTTCCACAAATTCCTGCCACCATGGATCCTGATCACTTCATTACTGAAAGCATGTTAATGATTTGGCATGGTTTGGCATCTTGGTTGATTGAGCGTCGTTTACCATTGGAACGTGTCCATTTTAGCTACCCGCGCCCGAATCATGCTGACGAATACGATGCGCTGTTCTTCGCACCTGTCATGCAATTCGATGCTCCTCGCACTGAAATCACATTTGCTGCGGATTATCTCGATTTACCGATCCGTCAAAATGAAGAAACCTTAGAAGAGTTCTTAAAAGCTGCACCTGCACAACTTCTGGTTAAATTTAAAAATACCAACTCACTCACCTCACGTATTCGTGACGTGTTGAAGAGCCAAATTGGCGAAGAAATGCCAACATTGAATGATGTGGCATCAATGCTGTATTTATCTCCGCAAACCTTACGTCGTCGCTTAGCGGCTGAAGGTAAGAGTTATCAAGGGGTGAAGGATGCCCTGCGTCGTGATGCTGCCATTCACTTATTGCTCAATCCATCTTTAACCTTAGAAGATGTCGCGCAGCAAGTGGGCTTTAGTGAAACCAGTACCTTCCACCGTGCCTTTAAAAAATGGACGGGAGTTACCCCAGGTTTATACCGTCAACTGCACGGTTATCATTAA
- a CDS encoding acetyl-CoA C-acetyltransferase — MSEAYIIDAIRTPRGKGKKDGSLHQVKPISLLTGLLNELQARHEFDTAKVDDIVLGCVTPIGDQGADIAKTAAIAAGWDNDVAGVQINRFCASGLEAVNLAAQKVRSGWEDLVVAGGVESMSRVPMGSDGGPWALDPETNMACDFIPQGIGADLIATIDGYTRTDVDAFAADSQRKAAAAQANGYFNQSVIPVKDKAGVVILDKDEFIKPTTTAEGLAKLNPSFAMMGQMGFDAIALQKYPEVGQVNHVHHAGNSSGIVDGAAVVLLASEKAVKEQNLKPRAKVLATALVGSDPTIMLTGPAPAARKALEKAGLTIEDIDLFEVNEAFAAVVMRFITELKVDPTKVNVNGGAIAMGHPLGATGAMILGTLLDELERQGKKRGLATLCVGGGMGIATIIELV; from the coding sequence ATGAGCGAAGCCTATATTATTGATGCCATTCGCACGCCGCGTGGCAAAGGCAAAAAAGACGGATCTTTACACCAAGTGAAACCTATTTCACTCTTGACGGGCTTACTCAATGAACTCCAAGCACGGCATGAATTTGACACTGCCAAAGTCGATGACATTGTGCTTGGCTGCGTAACACCTATTGGCGATCAAGGCGCTGATATTGCAAAGACAGCTGCGATTGCCGCAGGTTGGGACAATGATGTCGCAGGTGTTCAAATCAACCGCTTTTGTGCATCGGGTCTAGAAGCCGTGAACTTAGCCGCGCAGAAAGTACGTTCAGGTTGGGAAGATTTAGTCGTTGCTGGTGGCGTTGAAAGTATGTCACGTGTACCGATGGGCAGCGATGGTGGTCCTTGGGCACTCGACCCTGAAACCAATATGGCATGTGACTTTATTCCACAAGGGATTGGCGCAGACTTAATTGCCACCATTGATGGCTATACACGAACAGATGTTGATGCATTTGCAGCCGATTCGCAAAGAAAAGCCGCAGCAGCGCAAGCCAATGGCTACTTTAATCAATCCGTGATTCCTGTAAAAGATAAAGCAGGCGTCGTCATTTTAGATAAAGATGAATTTATTAAGCCAACGACGACCGCAGAAGGTTTAGCTAAACTCAATCCGAGCTTTGCCATGATGGGGCAAATGGGCTTTGATGCAATTGCCTTACAAAAATATCCTGAAGTGGGTCAGGTCAATCATGTGCATCATGCAGGAAATTCATCAGGGATTGTCGATGGTGCTGCGGTGGTTTTACTAGCATCAGAAAAAGCCGTCAAAGAACAAAATTTAAAACCACGCGCTAAAGTCTTAGCGACGGCGCTTGTGGGTTCTGACCCGACCATCATGCTGACAGGTCCTGCCCCTGCGGCACGTAAAGCATTAGAAAAAGCGGGACTGACCATTGAAGATATTGACCTATTTGAAGTCAATGAAGCCTTTGCTGCGGTGGTCATGCGCTTTATTACAGAACTCAAAGTTGATCCTACCAAAGTCAATGTCAATGGCGGTGCCATTGCAATGGGTCATCCACTCGGTGCCACAGGTGCCATGATTTTAGGCACACTGCTCGATGAATTAGAACGTCAAGGTAAAAAACGCGGTTTGGCAACATTATGTGTCGGTGGCGGTATGGGCATCGCAACCATTATTGAGTTGGTATAA
- a CDS encoding 3-hydroxyacyl-CoA dehydrogenase NAD-binding domain-containing protein, with the protein MSAIQFEKNADNIVILTLDSPNQSANTMNADFRQALSETVKKLKADDAVTGIIFSSNKKTFFAGGDLDELIQAKPDTATEFFQMIEDLKANLRYIETRGIPVVAALNGTALGGGWELALGCHHRIALNDAKTKFGLPEVTLGLLPGGGGIVRMVRLLGLQNAFPLLMEGKQFGVEKAKSLGLIHDTADSIDELLNKAIAWIKANPKSVQPFDVKGYKIPGGSPSTPAVAQMLAIAPAMLRDKTKGCYPAPEAIMAAAVESAQVDMDTALTIESRYFTYLATGQVSKNMISTFWHGLNAIKSGASRPKDIAKWQAQKVGILGAGMMGAGIAYVSASKGICVVLKDVSIEAAEKGKAYSQKLLDKKVSQGRLNPEKRDQILANIQATADATDLQGCDLIIEAVFENHELKAKVTQEAERYLTENGIFASNTSTLPISGLAQASKNQANFIGLHFFSPVDKMQLVEIIKGQNTSSETLAKAYDYVQQIGKTPIVVNDSRGFFTSRVFGTFIQEGLRLLAEGVHPAKIEMAALKAGMPVGPLAIQDEVSLTLSEHVATETRKALQAEGKERPKSDADDVIHSMIHEFGRKGKAVGAGFYDYPEGAKKQLWSGLSHWTKANTITEQEMIDRFLFVQALDTLRCLEEGVLTSVNDGNIGSIFGIGFPAWTGGAIQFLNQYGLAKAAARAHVLESKYGARFKAPDLLIKAAHDQTPIA; encoded by the coding sequence ATGAGCGCAATTCAATTTGAAAAAAATGCCGACAATATTGTCATTTTAACGCTAGATTCTCCAAATCAGTCTGCGAACACGATGAATGCCGATTTTCGTCAAGCACTGAGTGAAACCGTTAAAAAACTGAAAGCGGACGATGCGGTGACAGGTATCATTTTCAGCTCTAATAAAAAAACTTTTTTTGCAGGCGGTGATCTAGATGAGCTGATTCAAGCCAAGCCTGATACTGCGACTGAATTCTTTCAAATGATTGAAGACTTGAAAGCCAATCTACGTTATATCGAAACGCGAGGTATCCCTGTCGTTGCTGCACTAAACGGAACAGCGTTAGGCGGCGGTTGGGAACTCGCACTGGGTTGTCATCATCGTATTGCACTTAATGATGCAAAAACCAAATTTGGATTGCCTGAAGTGACTTTAGGTTTGCTTCCGGGTGGTGGTGGCATTGTACGTATGGTTCGCCTGCTTGGTCTGCAAAATGCCTTTCCTCTCTTGATGGAAGGCAAGCAATTTGGAGTTGAAAAAGCTAAATCTTTAGGCTTAATTCACGACACCGCAGATTCCATTGATGAGCTTTTAAATAAAGCGATTGCTTGGATTAAAGCCAATCCAAAATCGGTACAACCCTTTGATGTCAAAGGTTACAAAATTCCGGGTGGATCACCATCTACGCCTGCTGTTGCTCAGATGCTCGCGATTGCACCTGCCATGCTGCGTGATAAAACCAAAGGCTGTTACCCTGCCCCTGAAGCAATCATGGCAGCGGCTGTTGAAAGCGCGCAAGTCGATATGGATACAGCACTGACCATTGAATCACGTTACTTTACTTATCTTGCGACAGGTCAAGTCTCTAAAAATATGATTAGCACATTCTGGCATGGGCTAAATGCGATTAAATCAGGTGCTAGCCGCCCCAAAGACATTGCAAAATGGCAAGCGCAAAAAGTAGGAATATTAGGTGCAGGTATGATGGGTGCAGGAATTGCCTATGTGAGCGCATCCAAAGGCATCTGTGTCGTGTTGAAAGATGTATCTATTGAAGCTGCTGAAAAAGGTAAAGCCTATAGCCAAAAGCTTCTTGATAAGAAAGTCAGTCAAGGTCGATTAAACCCTGAAAAACGCGATCAAATTTTAGCAAATATTCAAGCCACAGCGGATGCAACAGATTTACAGGGTTGTGATCTCATCATTGAGGCGGTTTTTGAAAACCATGAGCTTAAAGCCAAAGTTACCCAAGAAGCAGAACGTTATCTGACTGAAAATGGTATTTTTGCCTCCAATACCTCAACCTTACCTATTTCAGGTTTAGCACAAGCATCGAAGAATCAAGCCAATTTTATTGGACTACATTTCTTTAGTCCTGTCGATAAAATGCAATTGGTGGAAATTATCAAAGGTCAGAACACCTCAAGTGAAACCTTAGCAAAGGCTTATGACTACGTGCAGCAGATAGGTAAAACACCGATTGTGGTAAATGATAGTCGTGGTTTCTTTACTAGTCGTGTCTTCGGCACATTTATACAAGAAGGTTTACGTTTGCTTGCGGAAGGTGTTCATCCTGCCAAGATCGAAATGGCAGCATTGAAAGCAGGTATGCCTGTCGGACCGCTCGCTATTCAAGATGAAGTCTCTTTAACGCTGTCTGAACATGTGGCTACTGAAACCCGCAAGGCCCTTCAAGCTGAAGGCAAAGAACGTCCAAAATCAGATGCAGATGATGTGATTCACAGCATGATTCATGAGTTCGGACGTAAAGGTAAAGCAGTAGGCGCTGGTTTTTATGACTATCCAGAAGGCGCTAAAAAGCAGTTATGGTCAGGTTTAAGTCATTGGACGAAAGCCAATACTATTACTGAGCAGGAAATGATAGATCGATTCCTGTTTGTTCAAGCTTTGGATACTTTGCGTTGCCTAGAAGAAGGCGTTTTAACATCAGTGAATGATGGCAATATTGGTTCAATCTTTGGTATTGGTTTCCCTGCGTGGACAGGTGGTGCGATTCAATTCTTGAATCAATATGGACTGGCTAAAGCGGCAGCCCGTGCACACGTCCTCGAAAGCAAATATGGCGCACGTTTTAAAGCACCTGATTTATTAATCAAGGCTGCACATGATCAAACACCGATTGCTTAA